The following are encoded together in the Desulfococcus multivorans genome:
- a CDS encoding UTP--glucose-1-phosphate uridylyltransferase, with translation MRHAKSNHLPEFIDKMRRAGLAPIVIDTFAHYYDKVLTGETGMISDAEIEALKETEIPRYEELAAYENVGQKAFPRSVRIILNGGLGTSMGLTGPKSLLPVKNGRSFLELLIRQSERQGVVLALMNSFSTHEATLAALDRIAPAHPPLCFLQHKFPKILQAGLGPAEWPQNPELEWNPPGHGDIYTALETSGMLDRLLDAGITHAFISNSDNLGADMDERLLGYFVEKGLPFMMEAAKRTPADVKGGHLARARTGELLLRESAQCPDEELDAFRDIGRYRFFNTNNLWVDLTYLKTLITEKKGVRLPMILNPKHLDPRDDDSPMVFQVETAMGAAISLFKDAAAVCVPRSRFFPVKKCNDLLVVRSDYVMPNDDDRMVLNPSRRSEDLKVSLDPAFYGMIDDFEARFPEGAPSLAACESLTVKGDVLFEAGVTIRGRVVITNPSTAQAVVRKGTVVEGDLTF, from the coding sequence ATGCGCCACGCGAAATCGAACCACCTGCCGGAATTCATTGACAAAATGCGGCGGGCGGGCCTTGCCCCCATCGTCATCGATACCTTCGCCCACTATTACGACAAAGTTCTCACCGGAGAAACCGGGATGATTTCCGACGCCGAGATCGAGGCGTTGAAAGAGACGGAGATTCCCCGATACGAGGAGTTGGCCGCCTATGAAAATGTCGGTCAAAAGGCTTTTCCCCGTTCGGTCCGGATTATTCTGAACGGCGGGCTGGGGACAAGTATGGGCCTCACCGGTCCCAAATCCCTCCTTCCGGTGAAAAACGGCCGGAGCTTTCTGGAGCTCTTGATCCGCCAGTCTGAGCGACAGGGTGTCGTTCTGGCCCTCATGAACAGCTTCAGCACCCATGAGGCCACCCTGGCGGCCCTCGATCGGATCGCCCCCGCCCACCCGCCCCTCTGCTTCCTTCAACACAAATTTCCAAAGATTCTTCAGGCTGGGCTCGGCCCGGCGGAATGGCCCCAAAACCCCGAACTCGAATGGAACCCGCCCGGCCACGGAGACATCTATACGGCTCTTGAAACCTCCGGAATGCTTGACCGACTCCTGGACGCCGGCATCACCCATGCTTTCATCTCCAATTCCGACAACCTGGGTGCCGACATGGACGAGCGTCTTCTCGGATATTTTGTCGAAAAAGGACTTCCCTTCATGATGGAGGCGGCTAAACGCACCCCGGCGGACGTGAAGGGCGGCCATCTTGCCCGAGCCAGGACCGGAGAGTTGCTGCTCCGGGAATCGGCCCAGTGCCCGGACGAGGAACTGGACGCCTTTCGGGACATCGGTCGTTACCGCTTCTTCAACACCAACAACCTCTGGGTCGACCTGACCTATCTGAAGACCTTGATCACCGAAAAAAAGGGCGTTCGCCTGCCCATGATTCTGAACCCAAAGCACCTCGATCCCAGGGACGACGACAGTCCCATGGTCTTTCAGGTCGAAACGGCCATGGGGGCGGCGATCTCTCTGTTCAAAGACGCCGCGGCGGTGTGCGTCCCCCGGTCCCGCTTCTTCCCGGTCAAAAAATGCAACGACCTCCTGGTGGTCCGGTCCGATTATGTAATGCCCAACGACGACGACCGCATGGTGCTCAACCCGAGCCGACGATCGGAAGATCTGAAGGTCTCCCTCGATCCGGCGTTCTACGGCATGATCGACGACTTTGAGGCCCGCTTTCCCGAGGGTGCCCCGTCCCTTGCCGCCTGCGAATCCTTGACCGTCAAAGGTGACGTCCTGTTCGAAGCGGGCGTGACGATCCGCGGCCGCGTGGTTATTACCAATCCCTCGACCGCCCAGGCCGTCGTTCGGAAAGGGACGGTCGTCGAAGGCGATCTGACGTTCTAA
- a CDS encoding branched-chain amino acid aminotransferase, whose translation MELTITKAKHLKPKPQDESRLGFGKIFTDHMFNMDYNTEKGWHNARIEPYCNIDMDPATMVLHYGQAVFEGMKAYRTPKGTLQLFRPQSNFHRMNASSRLLCIPEIDEHFVLHALKELIRVEQEWVPSSPGTSLYIRPTIIATDVFLGVRASQTYRFFIILSPVGAYYPEGFNPVKIWVTKRHVRAVRGGIGEAKTPGNYAASLYAGEQAHKEGYTQVLWLDGVEQRYVEEVGSMNIFFCIDGELITPVLNGSILPGVTRDSIISLARLWNIPCAERRIAIEEVINAQKEGKKVEIFGSGTAAVVSPVGTVKYKDEVITINNNEVGPMTQKFYDALTDIQYGRAEDPRGWIEKI comes from the coding sequence ATGGAGCTAACCATCACCAAGGCGAAACACCTTAAACCGAAACCCCAGGACGAAAGCCGGCTCGGTTTCGGAAAGATATTTACCGACCACATGTTCAACATGGATTACAATACCGAAAAGGGGTGGCACAACGCCCGCATCGAACCCTACTGCAATATCGATATGGATCCGGCAACCATGGTCCTTCATTACGGTCAGGCGGTATTCGAGGGAATGAAGGCTTACCGGACCCCCAAGGGAACCCTCCAGCTGTTCAGGCCCCAGAGCAATTTCCACCGCATGAACGCCTCCAGCCGGCTGCTGTGCATTCCGGAAATCGATGAACATTTCGTGCTCCACGCCCTGAAGGAGCTGATCCGGGTCGAGCAGGAATGGGTGCCGAGTTCGCCGGGGACATCCCTCTATATCCGTCCGACCATCATCGCCACCGATGTATTCCTGGGCGTCCGGGCATCCCAGACGTACCGTTTCTTCATCATCCTGTCGCCGGTAGGGGCGTACTATCCAGAGGGCTTCAACCCCGTCAAGATATGGGTCACCAAACGACATGTCCGGGCGGTCCGGGGCGGCATCGGCGAGGCCAAAACCCCCGGCAACTACGCCGCGAGTCTTTATGCCGGCGAACAGGCCCACAAGGAGGGCTACACCCAGGTGCTGTGGCTGGACGGCGTGGAACAGCGCTATGTCGAAGAGGTCGGCTCCATGAACATCTTCTTCTGCATTGACGGCGAACTTATCACCCCCGTCCTGAACGGCAGCATTCTTCCGGGCGTCACCCGGGATTCCATCATCTCCCTGGCCCGGCTCTGGAACATCCCCTGCGCGGAACGCCGCATCGCCATCGAGGAGGTGATCAACGCCCAGAAAGAAGGTAAAAAAGTGGAGATCTTCGGCAGCGGAACGGCGGCGGTGGTATCGCCGGTGGGCACCGTGAAATACAAGGACGAGGTTATCACCATCAACAACAACGAGGTCGGCCCCATGACCCAGAAGTTTTACGACGCCCTCACCGACATCCAGTACGGCCGGGCCGAGGATCCCAGGGGCTGGATAGAGAAAATCTGA
- a CDS encoding class I adenylate-forming enzyme family protein — protein MIITEILSRNARRYGDQPALIEREPATGSRREITWREFDEQAGALANALILRGIQKGDRVVLLMTNCIEWLPAYFGILRAGAMAVPLNFRFLAKTIARCTLISEAKAMIFGEEFIDRLAEVKSELDAAVSHYIFVGQQGKRPEYAIGYGELLQEGERTASVVPLNLCDSAALYFTSGTTGKPKAVHLTHRSLEFSCYVENRHHNQTHDDNFLCIPPLYHTGAKMHWFGNFIVGARTVILKGVKPQWILEAVSEEGVTVVWLLVPWAHDILIGIENGEIDLAGYRLDQWRLMHIGAQPVPPSLIRQWKKVFPHHDYDTNYGLTEATGPGCIHLGMENIHKVGAIGVPGFDWECKIIDNDGHPVAPGDSGELAVRGPAVMKEYYKNPEATAETLVDGWLLTGDICRMDDDGFIWLVDRKKDVIITGGENIFPVEIEDFLMQHEKIQDVGVIGVPDERLGEIVAAVIKAKPRAILTEAEINEFCRGLARYKRPRRIFFGDVPRNPTGKIEKPLLRKQYRDVQPAVISQMAARHGLKN, from the coding sequence ATGATCATTACGGAAATTTTAAGTCGGAACGCCAGACGCTACGGCGACCAGCCGGCCCTTATCGAAAGGGAGCCCGCCACGGGAAGCCGCAGGGAGATCACCTGGCGGGAATTCGACGAACAGGCCGGCGCTCTGGCCAATGCGCTGATCCTGCGCGGTATTCAAAAAGGAGATCGGGTAGTCCTGCTCATGACCAACTGTATCGAGTGGCTTCCCGCCTATTTCGGCATCCTCCGAGCCGGCGCCATGGCCGTTCCCCTCAATTTCAGGTTTCTGGCAAAGACCATCGCCAGATGCACACTGATCTCCGAAGCCAAGGCCATGATTTTCGGAGAGGAGTTCATCGATCGGTTGGCTGAAGTCAAATCCGAGTTGGATGCCGCAGTAAGTCATTATATCTTTGTGGGGCAGCAGGGAAAACGGCCTGAATACGCGATCGGCTACGGCGAGCTGCTTCAGGAAGGTGAAAGGACGGCGTCTGTTGTGCCGTTGAACCTTTGCGACAGCGCAGCCCTTTATTTCACGTCGGGCACCACCGGAAAGCCCAAGGCCGTCCACCTCACCCATCGGAGCCTCGAGTTTTCATGCTACGTGGAGAATCGTCATCACAACCAGACCCACGACGACAATTTCCTCTGCATTCCTCCTTTATACCATACCGGGGCGAAGATGCACTGGTTCGGGAACTTTATCGTCGGCGCCAGAACGGTTATCCTGAAAGGCGTCAAACCCCAGTGGATCCTCGAGGCGGTCTCCGAGGAAGGCGTAACGGTGGTATGGCTCCTGGTCCCCTGGGCCCACGATATCCTCATCGGTATCGAGAACGGTGAGATCGATCTTGCGGGCTACCGCCTCGACCAATGGCGACTGATGCATATCGGCGCCCAGCCGGTGCCTCCAAGCCTCATCCGTCAGTGGAAGAAGGTGTTTCCCCACCATGACTACGATACCAATTATGGTCTGACCGAGGCTACGGGACCGGGGTGTATCCATCTCGGCATGGAGAATATTCACAAGGTCGGCGCTATCGGCGTGCCCGGGTTCGACTGGGAATGCAAGATCATCGACAACGACGGTCATCCCGTGGCGCCGGGTGATTCCGGAGAGTTGGCCGTCCGGGGGCCGGCCGTCATGAAGGAGTACTACAAGAACCCGGAGGCCACCGCGGAAACCCTTGTCGACGGATGGCTGCTTACAGGGGATATCTGCCGGATGGACGATGACGGTTTCATATGGCTCGTGGATCGCAAGAAAGACGTCATCATCACCGGCGGTGAGAATATCTTTCCGGTGGAGATCGAGGATTTTCTCATGCAGCACGAAAAGATTCAGGACGTTGGCGTGATCGGCGTTCCCGACGAGCGGCTGGGGGAAATTGTCGCGGCGGTGATCAAGGCCAAGCCGAGAGCGATCCTTACCGAAGCGGAGATCAATGAATTCTGCCGCGGATTGGCCCGCTACAAGCGGCCTCGGCGGATCTTTTTCGGAGATGTGCCGAGAAATCCTACGGGCAAGATCGAGAAGCCGCTTTTGAGAAAACAGTATCGAGACGTCCAACCTGCCGTTATTTCCCAGATGGCGGCTCGCCACGGGTTGAAAAACTGA
- a CDS encoding 16S rRNA (uracil(1498)-N(3))-methyltransferase has protein sequence MRRFHVDTSVIEALFEKVSSEAVHDFRTYGGSVPLSPGDAKHVRNVLRLKPGDPVRLFDGRGAEYDARIAEISEAGVMAAVLSRIPSDTESPLGITIAQGFLKEKKMDTLVRQLTELGIVRWIPFIAERSVARPDPKRLRTRRERWEKIAAESLKQCRRSRIPDIGETLSFENMIAAADGADLKILFWEQAPEGSRDLFALSKAGSYGTVFAVLGPEGGLSSTETAAAAAAGFTISALGPRILRAETATVAACALLQYFLGDLGKNP, from the coding sequence ATGCGCCGGTTTCATGTCGATACATCGGTTATCGAGGCGTTATTTGAGAAGGTCTCCTCCGAAGCGGTCCACGATTTCCGGACGTACGGCGGCAGCGTCCCCCTCTCCCCCGGTGACGCCAAGCACGTCCGGAACGTCCTTCGCCTGAAGCCGGGGGACCCGGTGCGCCTTTTCGACGGCAGGGGCGCTGAATACGACGCCCGAATCGCCGAAATCTCCGAAGCCGGCGTCATGGCGGCGGTCCTTTCCCGAATTCCGTCGGACACGGAATCCCCCTTGGGTATCACCATCGCTCAGGGCTTTCTCAAGGAAAAAAAGATGGACACCCTCGTGCGGCAGTTGACGGAGTTGGGCATCGTCCGCTGGATTCCCTTCATTGCCGAACGTTCGGTGGCCCGACCTGATCCCAAGCGGCTTCGGACAAGACGGGAGCGCTGGGAAAAGATCGCCGCCGAATCCCTCAAACAATGCCGCCGCAGCCGCATCCCCGACATTGGGGAAACGCTTTCCTTTGAAAACATGATTGCGGCCGCCGACGGCGCCGATCTCAAAATTCTCTTCTGGGAACAGGCGCCCGAGGGCTCCCGGGATCTCTTTGCGCTGTCGAAGGCCGGCTCCTATGGGACGGTATTTGCCGTTTTGGGCCCCGAGGGAGGCCTCAGTTCCACCGAGACCGCAGCCGCCGCAGCCGCGGGGTTCACCATCTCGGCCCTGGGACCCCGCATTCTGAGGGCCGAGACCGCCACGGTGGCCGCTTGCGCCCTGCTTCAATATTTTTTGGGTGACCTCGGAAAAAACCCTTGA
- a CDS encoding PPC domain-containing DNA-binding protein has product MKYTEYSPGRLLLGNLPKGEDILASITTLCKAASVRTASFSVRGVVSSYTIGTYDPRQQVYVTSAESVPREIIFCSGNVYSRDGEVESSAHIVLADDRGALTGGRLFSETRIFSGEIRLQECIGPPPLRVYDDATGQMLWHFCRE; this is encoded by the coding sequence ATGAAATACACGGAATACAGCCCCGGCAGGTTGCTGCTGGGAAATCTTCCCAAAGGGGAAGATATCCTCGCATCAATCACGACCCTCTGCAAAGCCGCATCGGTTCGCACGGCGTCGTTTTCCGTTCGGGGCGTGGTGTCGTCTTACACCATCGGGACCTACGATCCCCGGCAACAGGTCTATGTGACGAGCGCCGAATCCGTGCCCCGGGAAATTATCTTCTGCTCCGGCAACGTCTACTCCCGGGACGGCGAAGTCGAATCATCCGCCCATATCGTCCTGGCGGATGACCGGGGCGCCCTCACCGGCGGACGCCTCTTCTCGGAGACACGCATTTTTTCGGGGGAAATCCGCCTCCAGGAGTGTATCGGCCCGCCGCCCTTGAGGGTCTATGACGACGCCACCGGACAGATGCTCTGGCATTTCTGCCGTGAATGA
- the mobB gene encoding molybdopterin-guanine dinucleotide biosynthesis protein B: MKSIPPIISFIGQSGSGKTTLLVKLIPELKRRGYRIGTIKHTHHEPEACNPAKDSARHLAAGAETVIFASSSRISMVRTTSGDDPESLLPYFNDMDLVITEGFKKKTPPKIEVFRTATHPNPLYRGQPDYVAMVTDAGVPLDIPKFHPDDIEGLADFIEERFLADDRSKTLP, encoded by the coding sequence TTGAAATCCATACCGCCGATCATCTCGTTTATAGGACAGTCCGGATCGGGCAAAACCACGCTGCTCGTCAAATTGATCCCGGAACTCAAGCGTCGCGGCTACCGCATCGGGACCATCAAACATACCCATCACGAACCCGAAGCCTGCAATCCGGCAAAAGACAGCGCCCGGCATCTGGCTGCCGGCGCGGAGACAGTGATATTCGCCTCGTCCAGCCGGATTTCAATGGTCAGAACGACTTCCGGAGACGATCCCGAGAGCCTTCTGCCCTATTTCAACGACATGGATCTGGTCATCACTGAGGGATTCAAAAAGAAAACCCCACCCAAGATCGAGGTGTTCCGAACGGCGACACACCCGAACCCGCTTTACCGGGGTCAGCCTGATTACGTAGCCATGGTGACCGACGCCGGAGTCCCCCTCGACATCCCGAAATTTCATCCGGACGACATTGAAGGCCTGGCCGATTTCATCGAGGAGCGCTTTCTGGCCGACGATCGTTCAAAAACATTGCCTTGA
- a CDS encoding M16 family metallopeptidase: MRLSPYRFKLCLALTALLALFLISCGSSTRGGSPTASRGIQNQWPHETGHIDPDPDLAFGKLPNGFRYVLLKNRTPKDRVSMHLMVEAGSVHETDAQQGFAHFLEHMLFNGSTHFPPGELVKYFQRIGMDFGPDANASTGFYHTKYDILLPDGKPESIAEGLLVLGDYAEGALLLETEVERERKVILAEMRTRDSAEFRTFVETLKFELPNDRISQRIPIGTKETILSADRALLKDFYDTWYRPERMILVMVGDFDPDAVDPMIREEFAGMTPRAPARPEPDMGEVRHSGIRPFYHFEGEAGDTDTTLQVIQNIPLEPDSVDRGRRELTLDIANQIVQNRLDRIIRQPDTPFTSAAAASEIYPPHVFYTYITAQSRPENWERTLSVLDRTLRQALEHPFTEAELSRVKKDFLAALDKAVKNASTRESPMLARRIMGKLGMNRVFQSPEQQRDLYAPFIKALTGEAVHDAFKSAWAPDHRLVMVSGNARISEASNDPESLILSAYQSSVETPVSAPETQAVATFPYLDPPENTARIVRREEIPDLGITRIDFANGVRLNLKPTTFKANEVTANLNFGRGRSAEPADKPGLAQISEAVVNESGLGVLNRDDLEQALAGKNTAVRLNISDEAFAFQAKSVTTEMPLMFQLLHARLVDPGFRETAFALTLERYRQTYEALSQTVEGAMRLWGPRFLAGGDTRFGLAAYDDVSRLTLGDVEAWLREALENAPLELSIVGDFKTADALELASAYFGSLPARKVDTPEGPAGIIAFPKGKTLEIPVRTRIDKGLIQVAYPTDDIWDIEKTRRLSILSAVFSDRMREVIREQMGASYNQDAYNVPSRAYPGYGVMSAVIGVKPDDAEKVVRAVKDIASAIVRQGVTDDELRRALDPTLTGIKDLQQENGYWLNTVLAGSRKHPEQIAWSRTMIEDYAAITREQLRQLARRYLDNAAAAIVIIRPTIGAGGQPEGQKAG; encoded by the coding sequence ATGCGACTATCGCCTTATCGTTTTAAGCTCTGCCTTGCCTTAACAGCTCTTCTTGCGCTTTTTCTGATCTCCTGCGGATCCTCTACCCGCGGCGGCTCCCCCACGGCTTCCCGCGGCATCCAAAATCAATGGCCCCATGAAACCGGCCATATAGACCCCGACCCCGACCTGGCTTTCGGAAAGCTGCCCAACGGCTTTCGCTACGTGCTCCTGAAAAACAGAACCCCCAAGGACCGGGTCAGCATGCATCTCATGGTCGAGGCGGGTTCGGTCCACGAAACCGACGCCCAGCAGGGTTTTGCCCATTTTCTGGAGCACATGCTGTTCAACGGATCGACCCATTTCCCCCCGGGAGAACTGGTGAAATACTTCCAGCGGATCGGGATGGATTTCGGCCCGGATGCCAATGCCAGTACAGGATTCTACCACACCAAATACGACATTCTCCTGCCCGACGGCAAGCCCGAGAGTATCGCCGAAGGCCTTCTGGTTCTGGGGGATTACGCCGAAGGAGCTCTGCTGCTGGAAACCGAGGTCGAACGGGAACGGAAGGTCATTCTGGCCGAAATGCGAACCCGGGATTCAGCCGAGTTCCGGACCTTCGTCGAAACGCTCAAATTCGAGCTTCCGAATGACCGCATCTCCCAAAGGATCCCCATCGGGACGAAGGAAACCATTCTCTCGGCCGATCGAGCGCTGTTAAAGGATTTTTACGATACCTGGTACCGACCCGAACGCATGATCCTCGTCATGGTCGGCGATTTCGACCCCGACGCCGTTGACCCCATGATCCGGGAAGAGTTCGCCGGTATGACCCCAAGAGCACCGGCAAGGCCGGAACCGGACATGGGTGAGGTCCGTCATAGCGGTATCCGGCCTTTCTATCACTTCGAAGGAGAAGCCGGGGACACAGACACCACCCTCCAGGTCATCCAGAACATCCCTCTTGAGCCCGATTCCGTTGACCGTGGCCGGCGCGAGCTGACCCTGGACATCGCCAATCAGATTGTCCAGAACCGCCTCGACCGGATCATACGACAGCCGGACACCCCGTTCACCAGCGCTGCCGCCGCATCGGAAATTTATCCTCCTCATGTGTTCTACACCTACATCACCGCCCAGAGCCGTCCGGAAAATTGGGAAAGGACCCTATCAGTCCTGGACCGCACACTGCGGCAGGCCCTCGAACACCCCTTCACGGAAGCGGAACTCTCCCGGGTGAAGAAAGACTTTCTGGCGGCCCTGGACAAAGCCGTCAAAAACGCCTCCACACGGGAGAGCCCGATGTTGGCTCGCCGGATCATGGGCAAGTTGGGCATGAACCGGGTCTTCCAATCGCCCGAACAACAGCGGGATCTGTATGCGCCTTTCATCAAGGCGTTGACGGGGGAAGCGGTGCACGACGCCTTCAAATCGGCCTGGGCCCCGGACCACCGGCTGGTCATGGTGAGCGGCAATGCCCGGATATCCGAAGCGTCGAATGATCCCGAAAGTCTTATCCTGAGCGCTTACCAGTCCAGCGTGGAAACGCCGGTATCCGCCCCGGAAACCCAAGCCGTCGCGACCTTTCCCTACCTGGATCCGCCTGAAAACACGGCCCGCATCGTCCGCCGGGAGGAGATTCCCGACCTGGGGATCACCCGGATTGATTTTGCCAACGGCGTTCGCCTCAATCTGAAGCCGACAACCTTCAAGGCCAACGAGGTCACGGCAAACCTGAATTTCGGAAGGGGACGATCGGCAGAACCGGCGGACAAACCCGGCCTCGCCCAGATCAGCGAGGCGGTGGTCAATGAAAGCGGCCTGGGCGTCCTGAACCGGGACGACCTGGAGCAGGCCCTGGCCGGCAAGAACACTGCGGTGCGCCTGAACATCTCGGACGAGGCTTTCGCCTTCCAGGCTAAAAGCGTCACGACGGAAATGCCTCTCATGTTTCAGCTGCTCCACGCCCGACTGGTGGATCCGGGATTCCGGGAGACGGCCTTTGCCTTGACTTTGGAGCGATATCGTCAGACTTATGAGGCACTGTCCCAGACCGTCGAAGGGGCCATGCGCCTTTGGGGTCCCCGGTTCCTGGCCGGCGGCGACACCCGCTTCGGCCTCGCCGCATATGACGACGTATCCCGGCTGACCCTGGGAGACGTCGAGGCATGGCTTAGGGAGGCCCTCGAGAACGCTCCCCTGGAGCTCTCCATTGTCGGGGACTTCAAGACGGCGGATGCCCTGGAACTGGCGTCCGCTTATTTCGGCAGCCTTCCCGCCCGAAAAGTGGATACGCCTGAGGGCCCCGCAGGTATCATCGCCTTTCCCAAAGGCAAAACCCTGGAAATCCCGGTCCGAACCCGCATCGACAAAGGGCTGATCCAGGTGGCTTACCCTACCGATGACATCTGGGATATCGAGAAAACCCGACGGTTATCGATCCTCTCCGCCGTGTTTTCGGACCGAATGCGGGAGGTCATCCGCGAACAAATGGGGGCCTCCTACAATCAGGACGCCTACAACGTTCCCAGCAGAGCCTATCCGGGCTACGGCGTCATGTCGGCGGTTATCGGCGTAAAGCCCGACGATGCCGAGAAGGTGGTAAGGGCGGTCAAGGATATCGCATCGGCCATAGTCCGACAGGGTGTCACCGACGACGAACTGCGTCGCGCCCTGGATCCCACACTGACCGGCATCAAGGATCTCCAGCAGGAAAACGGCTACTGGCTCAATACCGTCCTCGCCGGCTCACGGAAGCATCCCGAGCAGATCGCATGGAGTCGGACCATGATCGAGGACTACGCCGCCATCACCCGAGAACAACTGCGGCAGCTGGCCCGGCGGTATCTCGACAACGCCGCGGCTGCAATCGTCATCATCCGGCCCACCATAGGCGCGGGCGGTCAACCCGAAGGCCAAAAGGCAGGATGA
- a CDS encoding DMT family transporter codes for MPWIFFSLLTALAVSAQDTWTKKFLSHMTLYEMSAYPLVYSLPFFMVSMIFVPVPALGDAFAWTFALSLPLNAVGFVLYMKAIKLSPLSLTVPYLAFTPVFMLFTGYIFLGEMPGIRGLSGILTICIGGYILNIDPARWRLLAPFRAIFHQPGSWIMLIVAFVYSFTAVIGKKAILNSSPLFFGISFFIVFNLCLILLLRLTGKIRLKDLSRSPLKGLVSGVFLYLQIVFHCVAVSLIEAAIMISVKRLSILFSILFGKMVFKERHTSVRFSGALLMLAGTLLITL; via the coding sequence ATGCCGTGGATTTTCTTCTCCCTGCTGACCGCTCTCGCTGTCTCGGCCCAGGATACCTGGACCAAGAAATTCCTCTCCCACATGACCCTCTATGAGATGTCCGCCTATCCCCTTGTCTACAGCCTGCCTTTTTTTATGGTATCCATGATCTTCGTTCCGGTGCCGGCTTTGGGAGATGCGTTCGCATGGACTTTTGCTTTAAGCCTGCCCCTCAACGCCGTGGGCTTCGTCCTTTACATGAAAGCCATCAAGCTCTCACCACTTTCCCTGACGGTGCCCTACCTGGCCTTCACCCCGGTCTTCATGCTGTTCACCGGCTATATCTTCCTTGGAGAAATGCCCGGCATCCGGGGACTTTCCGGAATTCTCACCATCTGCATCGGCGGTTACATTCTCAACATCGATCCCGCCCGGTGGCGGCTGCTGGCCCCCTTCCGGGCCATTTTCCATCAACCCGGCTCCTGGATCATGCTGATTGTCGCCTTTGTATACAGCTTCACCGCAGTCATCGGAAAAAAAGCGATTCTCAACTCCTCCCCCCTCTTTTTCGGCATCTCCTTTTTCATCGTCTTCAACCTCTGTCTGATCCTGCTGCTTCGTCTCACCGGAAAGATCCGGTTGAAGGACCTCTCGAGATCTCCTCTAAAAGGGCTGGTGTCGGGCGTTTTCCTCTACCTTCAGATTGTTTTTCACTGTGTTGCCGTCTCCCTGATCGAAGCGGCAATCATGATATCGGTAAAGCGGCTCTCCATCCTTTTCAGTATCCTTTTCGGGAAAATGGTCTTCAAAGAGCGGCACACATCGGTCCGGTTCAGCGGCGCCCTCTTGATGCTCGCAGGCACTCTCCTGATCACCTTGTAG
- a CDS encoding SemiSWEET family sugar transporter, with product MSESIWIEGIGSLAGLLTTFSALPQLVTTYRTRDVESFDLRFLVMLFSGLFLWAIYGVFIGAAPVVAFNAIGCLLWLPIIVMKIRSAAAGRSRGRRDP from the coding sequence ATGTCTGAATCGATCTGGATCGAGGGCATCGGCTCCCTTGCGGGGCTGCTGACCACCTTCAGCGCCCTGCCGCAGCTGGTGACCACCTACCGGACACGGGACGTGGAGAGCTTCGACCTTCGGTTTCTGGTAATGCTTTTCTCCGGCCTCTTCCTCTGGGCGATCTACGGCGTTTTCATCGGCGCCGCTCCGGTGGTGGCGTTCAACGCCATCGGCTGCCTGCTGTGGCTCCCCATCATCGTGATGAAGATCCGCAGCGCTGCGGCCGGGAGGAGCCGGGGGCGCCGGGATCCTTGA
- the rfaE2 gene encoding D-glycero-beta-D-manno-heptose 1-phosphate adenylyltransferase, which translates to MSPKLMPQAGLALFLKDTRSPNRPVVFTNGCFDLLHVGHVRYLTAARRLGGLLVVGLNSDDSVRRIKGPLRPIIGQAERAEVLCGLACVDFVTIFDEPDPLALIQAIQPDILVKGADWALQDIIGADAVISRGGRVERISIVPGASTSEIIERIIERYARR; encoded by the coding sequence ATGTCACCTAAGCTCATGCCGCAAGCCGGATTGGCGCTTTTCCTGAAAGACACCCGGTCTCCGAATCGTCCCGTCGTGTTCACCAACGGCTGTTTCGATCTGCTTCACGTCGGGCATGTCCGGTATCTTACCGCGGCGCGACGCCTCGGCGGACTTTTGGTGGTGGGGCTCAACTCCGACGATTCCGTCCGCCGAATCAAGGGCCCCCTCAGACCCATCATCGGACAAGCCGAGCGGGCCGAGGTCCTGTGCGGGCTTGCGTGCGTCGATTTTGTCACCATTTTCGACGAACCTGATCCCCTCGCGCTTATTCAGGCGATTCAGCCGGACATCCTCGTCAAAGGAGCAGACTGGGCGCTTCAAGACATTATCGGTGCCGACGCCGTTATCTCCAGGGGGGGGCGAGTCGAACGGATATCCATCGTCCCGGGGGCCTCCACCAGTGAAATCATCGAGAGGATCATCGAGCGATATGCCCGGCGCTGA